A DNA window from Niabella yanshanensis contains the following coding sequences:
- a CDS encoding glycosyltransferase family protein: MKIFYAVQATGNGHISRSMELLPYLQQYGEVDIFLSGDNSNLKLDAPITYRSKGLSLYYTCNGALDYWRIAKAINPVALKKEIRELPVEKYDLVINDYDYITASACAAKKIPSVNFGHQASFQSMKVPRPSQRSKTGEWLLKRYAKADRYIGLHFKNYDDFIITPVIKKEIREAIPTNGGYITVYLPSYCEPELIKIFAPFKEHQFQIFSRQSRQDRTIGNITFKPVDKNLFNHSLIHCGAIITGGGFETPSEAIHLGKKVMAIPIRGQYEQCCNAAALKDMGVMTLDKINGDFASDFEKWVNDYQPLQIDYSKSIPQSMEKLFA; this comes from the coding sequence ATGAAGATCTTCTACGCCGTGCAGGCAACAGGTAACGGACATATCAGCCGCAGTATGGAACTGCTTCCTTACTTACAGCAATATGGAGAAGTAGACATTTTTTTAAGCGGCGATAACAGCAACCTGAAACTGGACGCACCGATCACCTATCGCAGTAAAGGATTAAGCCTTTATTATACCTGTAACGGGGCTCTTGATTACTGGCGTATTGCCAAAGCGATCAACCCTGTTGCGCTCAAAAAAGAAATCAGGGAGCTACCGGTGGAGAAATACGATCTCGTGATAAATGATTACGACTACATCACGGCATCTGCCTGTGCTGCAAAAAAAATTCCTTCCGTGAATTTTGGGCACCAGGCTAGTTTCCAATCGATGAAAGTACCCCGGCCATCCCAAAGAAGTAAAACCGGAGAATGGCTGTTAAAACGATATGCAAAAGCAGATCGTTACATTGGACTACATTTTAAGAATTACGATGATTTTATCATCACACCTGTTATAAAGAAAGAGATCCGGGAAGCGATACCTACCAATGGCGGATATATAACCGTTTACCTGCCTTCGTATTGTGAGCCGGAATTGATTAAAATCTTCGCTCCTTTTAAAGAACACCAATTTCAAATTTTCAGCCGTCAAAGCCGGCAGGATCGTACCATCGGCAACATAACATTTAAGCCCGTTGACAAAAACCTGTTTAACCACAGCCTTATCCATTGTGGCGCCATCATTACCGGTGGGGGGTTTGAAACACCTTCAGAAGCTATTCATTTGGGGAAAAAAGTAATGGCCATCCCCATCAGGGGACAGTACGAGCAATGTTGCAACGCTGCCGCCCTTAAGGATATGGGAGTGATGACATTAGATAAGATCAACGGTGACTTTGCCAGTGATTTTGAAAAATGGGTTAACGACTATCAACCCCTGCAAATAGATTACAGCAAAAGTATACCTCAAAGTATGGAAAAGTTGTTTGCTTAA
- a CDS encoding UDP-2,3-diacylglucosamine diphosphatase, producing the protein MNKRPVEVVVISDLHLGTYASRAKEFAAYLKSIEPRLLVLNGDIIDGWQFSKRYFPPAHILAIKEIFSKLSNGTRVVYITGNHDDAFRKYSDLELGNFLLADKVAIEVNGKKTWIFHGDVFDHTTSKQAKFLGKLGSNGYAVLLGFNKVANFIMQLFGKEKLSLAKTVMQQFNKRFIKIDEYEQKIAEIAIEKGFDNVICGHIHQPKKRIITNETGSVCYLNSGDWVENMSSLEYYDGEWNLYTYNEKEIIVEKPTRQVPQTEVLTSEIAFYLHSLAK; encoded by the coding sequence ATGAATAAAAGACCGGTGGAAGTGGTGGTGATATCGGACCTGCACCTTGGAACCTATGCATCCCGGGCAAAGGAGTTTGCTGCCTATTTGAAAAGTATCGAGCCGCGGCTGTTGGTACTCAATGGCGATATCATAGATGGATGGCAATTCAGCAAAAGATATTTTCCTCCCGCCCATATACTTGCCATAAAAGAAATTTTCAGTAAGCTTTCCAACGGCACAAGAGTCGTATATATCACGGGTAACCACGATGATGCTTTTCGCAAATATTCTGACCTGGAACTAGGCAATTTTTTGCTGGCCGACAAAGTGGCTATTGAAGTAAACGGTAAAAAAACCTGGATATTTCATGGAGATGTATTCGATCACACAACTTCAAAGCAGGCTAAATTCCTCGGGAAATTGGGTAGCAATGGCTATGCGGTGCTTTTGGGTTTTAATAAGGTTGCTAATTTTATTATGCAGCTTTTTGGAAAAGAAAAGCTCTCTCTGGCCAAAACGGTCATGCAGCAGTTCAATAAACGATTTATTAAGATTGATGAGTATGAACAAAAAATAGCCGAAATCGCAATAGAAAAAGGTTTCGATAATGTTATTTGTGGACATATACATCAACCTAAAAAAAGGATCATTACCAACGAGACGGGATCGGTTTGTTACCTCAACTCCGGCGATTGGGTAGAAAACATGTCTTCCCTGGAATACTACGACGGAGAGTGGAATTTGTATACCTATAACGAAAAGGAGATTATTGTAGAAAAGCCAACAAGGCAGGTACCGCAAACTGAAGTATTAACCAGTGAAATAGCTTTTTACTTACATTCTTTAGCAAAATAA
- a CDS encoding HAD family hydrolase has translation MINIIAIDLDGSLLDDNKNLPDDFWEIAEQVFKKGIHMVIASGRPFHNIASVFEPIKDKLYFACDNGAYVVHSSEEILVNQLGADPIKNFVEISRPIENVYPVLCGKHLAYIENTDKAFTDQALKYYQEYKIVDDLTKVDDIILKISLCDLAGSETNSYPFYKQFENNFKVAVAGQIWLDITNVDGSKGTAIKTIQERLGISPDETLVFGDYLNDLDMIQEAGFSYAMKNAHPQIIEAAKYITEFDNNHGGVTHTIKKLLNL, from the coding sequence ATGATTAATATTATAGCAATCGACCTGGATGGGTCTTTATTAGATGATAACAAAAATTTACCGGATGATTTTTGGGAAATAGCTGAACAGGTTTTTAAAAAGGGGATCCATATGGTTATTGCCAGCGGACGTCCTTTCCATAATATAGCTTCCGTTTTCGAGCCGATAAAAGACAAATTATATTTTGCCTGCGATAATGGAGCTTATGTGGTCCACAGTAGCGAAGAGATCCTGGTGAATCAGTTGGGCGCAGATCCTATCAAAAATTTTGTGGAAATATCGAGGCCCATCGAAAACGTTTACCCTGTTTTATGCGGTAAACATCTGGCTTATATCGAAAATACAGATAAGGCTTTTACCGATCAGGCATTAAAATACTACCAGGAGTACAAAATAGTTGACGATCTTACAAAAGTTGACGACATCATCCTTAAAATTTCCCTTTGCGACCTGGCCGGATCGGAAACCAACAGCTATCCCTTTTACAAACAATTTGAAAATAATTTCAAGGTTGCTGTTGCGGGGCAAATATGGCTGGATATTACCAATGTCGATGGCAGCAAGGGCACGGCTATTAAAACGATACAGGAAAGATTGGGTATTTCACCCGACGAAACGCTGGTTTTTGGTGATTACCTGAACGACCTGGACATGATACAGGAAGCGGGCTTTAGCTATGCAATGAAAAATGCTCACCCTCAAATTATTGAAGCAGCAAAGTATATTACCGAGTTCGATAACAATCACGGGGGTGTAACCCATACTATTAAAAAGTTGTTGAACCTTTAA
- a CDS encoding pectinesterase family protein codes for MIMYKREEATAANAGTISMRLQWMMMYRTTGRTFLMCVMMLLAVTTIKSQTGNVDKYKYTFTVAKDGSGDYKYIQEAIDAMRVYPLAPITLYIKNGVYNEKIELPANNTDVTFIGEDVDKTIITFNDYSGRGKLTTFTSYTAKISGNRFIAQNITFVNNAGRVGQAVALYVDADKAVFKNCKFIGDQDTIFSAGETSRQLFVDCHIEGTTDFIFGPSTAVFQNCTIKEKTNSYITAASTTPGKKFGYVFLDCTITAADEATKIFLGRPWRAHAKTVFIRCEMPAQIVPEGWNNWGNPEIEKSVLYAEYKSKGAGANPAARVGWSKQLTDKEAAAYTIENIFASGSNPDLPGEKDWFKQTSLKPFAWPLKK; via the coding sequence ATGATTATGTATAAGCGTGAAGAAGCAACAGCTGCCAATGCAGGTACTATTTCAATGAGGCTGCAATGGATGATGATGTATAGGACAACCGGCAGGACCTTTTTGATGTGCGTGATGATGTTGTTGGCAGTAACGACCATTAAGTCACAAACCGGCAATGTAGATAAGTATAAGTATACTTTTACTGTTGCTAAAGATGGCAGCGGCGATTATAAGTATATACAGGAAGCTATAGACGCTATGCGCGTATACCCGTTGGCTCCAATTACGCTGTATATTAAAAATGGCGTATACAATGAAAAAATAGAGTTGCCTGCCAATAATACGGATGTGACTTTTATCGGCGAAGATGTGGATAAGACGATTATCACTTTTAACGACTATTCGGGAAGGGGAAAACTAACTACGTTTACTTCCTATACCGCTAAAATTTCAGGTAACCGGTTCATTGCACAGAATATCACTTTTGTTAATAATGCGGGACGTGTAGGGCAGGCGGTGGCTTTATATGTGGATGCCGATAAAGCCGTGTTTAAGAATTGTAAATTCATCGGCGACCAGGATACTATATTCAGTGCGGGGGAAACGTCCCGGCAGTTGTTTGTGGATTGCCATATAGAAGGGACCACCGATTTTATTTTTGGACCATCTACCGCAGTGTTCCAGAATTGTACGATCAAAGAAAAAACCAACTCCTATATCACTGCAGCGAGTACCACACCCGGCAAAAAGTTTGGCTATGTCTTTTTAGATTGTACAATAACCGCAGCCGATGAAGCAACTAAAATTTTTCTGGGACGCCCCTGGCGCGCTCATGCCAAAACTGTTTTTATACGTTGCGAGATGCCAGCACAAATAGTACCAGAAGGTTGGAATAACTGGGGCAATCCAGAAATCGAAAAATCTGTTTTATACGCCGAGTATAAAAGCAAGGGAGCAGGCGCTAACCCGGCAGCAAGAGTAGGATGGTCGAAGCAACTTACTGACAAAGAAGCGGCAGCTTATACGATCGAAAATATTTTTGCTTCGGGCAGCAATCCCGACCTGCCGGGTGAGAAGGACTGGTTTAAACAAACCTCTTTAAAACCTTTTGCATGGCCGTTAAAGAAATAA
- a CDS encoding glycoside hydrolase family 43 protein, which produces MKRKFLVVGLIILSCSLQAQKPYVSPVWSPDNGDGTYSNPVVNADYSDPDAIRVGDDFYMIASSFDQVPGLPILHSKDLVNWKLIGHALQRQVPLEVFNKVQHGNGVWAPAIRFHKNEFYIYYPDPDFGIYVTKAKNITGPWSDPVLVEGGSGLIDPCPFWDEEGKVYLSHAYAGSRAGIKSVLVIKEMNAEGTKTITSGVMVYDGHELDPTIEGPKVYKRNGYYYLFAPAGGVATGWQLVLRSKNIYGPYERKVVMEQGKTPVNGPHQGAWVDTQTGENWFLHFQDKEAIGRVVHLQPMKWVNDWPVIGEDKDNDGNGNPVLRYKKPNVGKTYAKENPVESDEFNNLSLGLQWQWQANPQATWSFMNTQKGSLRMFAHPVEKDQSLWNTPHVLLQKFPHDAFTATTKINFRASEKFTGEKAGLTTMAMSYGNIAIKHKTDGVCIVFTTCEKADRGGKETEKELAKLSQDEVYFRMQFRQDSTCVFSYSLDGQQFVEAGTVKATPGKWIGSKVGLFITSDVKINDAGFIDVDWFRITK; this is translated from the coding sequence ATGAAAAGAAAATTTTTGGTGGTAGGGCTGATAATTTTAAGTTGCAGCCTGCAGGCACAAAAGCCTTATGTATCGCCGGTTTGGAGCCCTGATAATGGAGACGGCACTTATAGCAACCCGGTAGTGAATGCAGACTATTCTGATCCGGATGCCATACGGGTAGGGGATGATTTTTATATGATCGCTTCGAGCTTCGACCAGGTGCCTGGGTTGCCCATCCTTCACTCGAAGGATCTGGTAAACTGGAAATTGATCGGCCATGCCCTACAGCGGCAGGTGCCTCTGGAAGTATTTAATAAAGTGCAGCACGGCAATGGTGTTTGGGCGCCTGCGATTCGCTTTCATAAAAACGAATTTTACATTTACTATCCCGATCCGGATTTTGGTATTTATGTTACCAAGGCAAAAAATATTACGGGACCCTGGAGTGATCCCGTTTTGGTAGAAGGCGGGTCTGGTTTAATTGATCCATGCCCTTTCTGGGATGAGGAGGGCAAGGTATACCTTTCGCATGCTTATGCAGGAAGCCGTGCCGGGATAAAAAGTGTTTTAGTGATAAAAGAAATGAATGCGGAAGGCACTAAAACAATAACCAGCGGAGTAATGGTTTACGATGGACATGAGCTGGATCCAACTATTGAAGGGCCCAAGGTATATAAGCGTAATGGTTATTACTATTTATTTGCACCGGCGGGCGGTGTTGCTACAGGCTGGCAGCTGGTTTTACGCAGCAAAAATATATATGGTCCTTATGAGCGTAAAGTAGTAATGGAGCAGGGTAAAACACCGGTGAATGGTCCGCACCAGGGCGCCTGGGTAGATACACAAACCGGGGAAAATTGGTTCCTCCATTTCCAGGATAAAGAAGCAATAGGAAGAGTGGTGCACCTGCAGCCGATGAAATGGGTGAATGATTGGCCGGTGATTGGCGAAGATAAAGACAATGATGGCAATGGTAACCCGGTGTTGCGGTATAAGAAACCGAATGTGGGGAAAACCTATGCTAAAGAAAATCCTGTTGAGTCCGATGAGTTTAACAATCTGAGTTTGGGTCTACAATGGCAATGGCAGGCCAACCCGCAAGCCACCTGGAGTTTTATGAATACACAGAAAGGAAGTTTGAGAATGTTTGCGCACCCGGTAGAAAAGGATCAGTCTTTGTGGAATACGCCTCATGTTTTATTACAGAAATTTCCGCATGATGCATTTACGGCTACCACCAAAATCAATTTTCGCGCCAGCGAAAAGTTTACGGGCGAAAAAGCCGGCCTTACCACTATGGCTATGAGCTATGGCAATATTGCAATTAAACATAAAACGGATGGCGTTTGTATTGTATTTACTACCTGCGAAAAAGCAGACCGCGGCGGTAAAGAAACAGAAAAGGAATTAGCGAAGCTATCGCAGGACGAAGTGTACTTCCGCATGCAATTCAGGCAGGACTCTACCTGCGTTTTTAGCTATAGCCTGGACGGTCAGCAATTTGTGGAAGCCGGAACTGTAAAAGCAACTCCGGGAAAATGGATTGGTTCTAAAGTAGGGCTGTTTATTACCAGCGATGTAAAGATCAACGACGCCGGTTTTATAGATGTAGATTGGTTTAGAATAACCAAATAA
- a CDS encoding pectinesterase family protein gives MIRIFLLYLFAVCIANTAFAVKPDFIVAKDGTGNFTTVQEAIDAVPASNNKRTVIFIKNGTYKEKLTLPATKINVSFVGEDVNKVILTYDDYASKQNEKGVNIGTTGSSSFFIYGDGFTAENITFENSAGPVGQAVAVRVSADRIQFKNCRFLGFQDTLYVHGAGAKSRQYYKNCYIEGTTDFIFGAATVLFENCRIYCKKGGSYITAANTPKDAAYGMVFIKCAITGENGVSYYLGRPWGDFAKTVFIQSKLPAFIRPEGWHNWGRPSAEQTVHYAEFNNSGAGAATGKRVGWSKQLTKEDAKQYTAKHIFNGWNIGK, from the coding sequence ATGATCAGAATATTTTTATTGTATCTTTTTGCAGTATGCATAGCTAATACTGCATTTGCTGTTAAGCCTGATTTCATAGTAGCAAAAGATGGAACCGGAAACTTTACGACGGTTCAGGAAGCTATTGATGCAGTTCCCGCCTCAAATAATAAAAGAACAGTCATCTTCATTAAAAACGGAACTTATAAAGAGAAACTGACCCTGCCTGCCACAAAGATCAATGTGAGCTTCGTAGGAGAAGACGTCAACAAAGTAATACTTACTTACGACGATTATGCCAGTAAGCAGAATGAAAAAGGAGTGAATATCGGTACTACAGGGAGCTCTTCTTTTTTTATTTATGGGGATGGCTTTACTGCAGAGAATATCACTTTCGAAAATAGTGCAGGTCCGGTTGGACAAGCTGTAGCAGTGCGTGTTTCAGCCGATCGTATACAGTTTAAGAATTGCCGGTTCCTGGGTTTCCAGGATACCTTATATGTGCATGGCGCCGGCGCTAAAAGCAGGCAATATTATAAAAACTGTTATATAGAGGGAACTACCGACTTTATTTTCGGCGCAGCTACCGTATTGTTTGAAAATTGCAGGATTTATTGCAAAAAAGGGGGGAGCTACATTACCGCGGCCAATACACCTAAAGACGCAGCGTATGGCATGGTGTTCATTAAATGTGCCATTACCGGTGAAAACGGCGTGTCTTATTATTTAGGCCGTCCATGGGGAGATTTTGCAAAAACCGTTTTTATACAATCCAAGTTACCCGCTTTTATTAGGCCGGAAGGCTGGCATAACTGGGGCAGGCCATCCGCCGAGCAAACGGTGCATTACGCCGAATTCAATAACTCGGGAGCCGGTGCTGCAACAGGTAAAAGAGTCGGCTGGTCTAAACAGCTAACTAAGGAAGATGCAAAGCAATATACTGCGAAGCATATTTTTAATGGTTGGAATATCGGCAAATAA
- a CDS encoding DUF418 domain-containing protein, translating to MQHSETNIANRIEVIDVLRGFALLGICLRHFISRFDYSNGTRSNDFFLSGFDRFVEYVDYHFLIDKTYPIFALLFGFSMFLVSQSSRGQSPLRSYKRLLGLIPFACLNAIFFPCGDILGLYVMVGMLVLLLVKLPLKWVPYLVVFFLLQPLLWMQVFINLIGGPVQITGSNYPALIREVYETIANGNLLSIIWVNLTKGQFGNLLWALEVGRVCQTIGLILLGYYLAQTNRFAQFIDKTKRPLRYLLIPVLVIIAIRTFEKFAAGAQVPKELVLIIDKWRGLSFAFIYIILIIFIYNRVPSRYFAPLSLYGRMSLTHYISQSIIGGVIFAPFALNGAAYLSNSSIVLLFMIVTVVQILFSKYWLAQNRYGPLERYWRRMSLYTFK from the coding sequence ATGCAACATTCTGAAACAAATATAGCCAATAGGATTGAAGTCATAGATGTACTACGCGGTTTTGCCTTGCTGGGAATTTGCCTCAGGCATTTTATCTCAAGATTTGATTATAGCAACGGAACCCGTTCGAACGACTTTTTTTTATCAGGATTTGACAGATTCGTTGAATACGTGGACTATCATTTTCTGATCGATAAAACATATCCTATTTTTGCCTTGCTTTTTGGTTTTTCCATGTTCCTGGTGAGCCAGTCAAGTAGGGGGCAGTCACCCCTGCGCTCGTACAAAAGGCTGCTGGGACTTATCCCGTTTGCATGCCTGAACGCGATTTTTTTCCCCTGCGGCGATATTCTTGGGCTATATGTGATGGTTGGCATGCTTGTATTATTGCTGGTGAAGCTTCCTCTGAAATGGGTGCCTTACCTGGTGGTTTTTTTCCTGCTGCAGCCCTTACTCTGGATGCAGGTATTCATTAATCTTATCGGTGGTCCGGTTCAAATTACCGGTTCAAATTATCCGGCACTTATAAGGGAGGTATATGAAACCATCGCCAATGGAAACCTGCTGAGCATTATATGGGTCAACCTAACCAAGGGACAGTTTGGGAATTTATTATGGGCGCTTGAAGTGGGTAGGGTGTGCCAGACAATCGGGCTGATATTGCTGGGGTATTACCTGGCCCAAACAAACCGGTTTGCGCAGTTTATAGATAAAACAAAACGGCCTTTGCGCTACCTGCTTATCCCGGTTTTGGTAATTATAGCCATCAGGACATTCGAAAAATTTGCAGCAGGAGCCCAAGTTCCTAAAGAACTGGTACTGATTATTGATAAATGGAGAGGCTTGTCTTTTGCGTTTATTTATATTATATTAATTATATTTATTTATAACCGGGTACCTTCCCGCTATTTTGCGCCCTTGTCGCTTTATGGGCGTATGAGCCTCACCCATTACATTTCCCAATCAATAATTGGGGGCGTTATATTTGCGCCCTTTGCGCTCAACGGGGCAGCCTATTTGTCAAATAGCTCGATAGTGTTGCTGTTCATGATCGTTACCGTTGTACAAATTCTATTTTCAAAATACTGGCTCGCCCAAAACCGCTATGGCCCGCTGGAGCGGTATTGGCGCCGCATGTCTCTTTATACTTTTAAATAA
- a CDS encoding rhamnogalacturonan acetylesterase: MKLKMILPLILISAAAFILPPKKVKIFLAGDSTMSIKDIKAYPENGWGMPFVYFWDSTVQVINLAKNGRSTSSFRREGLWGRIMEECTKGDYVFIQFGHNDEVPTKKSATTETAFKSNLVQYVKETRLKGGTPVLITPVARRKFDSTGKVVGTHDVYAQIVRDVASLEKTPLIDLDIQAQHLYQQMGVEASKLLFVHLEPGEHPNYPTGKADDTHFSELGARKIAQIALKEIRTLLPELAARIRNPAVK; encoded by the coding sequence ATGAAATTGAAAATGATCCTTCCGCTGATATTGATCTCAGCAGCTGCATTTATCTTACCTCCTAAAAAAGTAAAAATTTTCCTGGCAGGCGATTCTACTATGTCCATAAAAGATATAAAAGCTTATCCTGAAAACGGGTGGGGTATGCCTTTTGTGTATTTCTGGGATAGTACGGTGCAGGTAATTAACCTGGCAAAAAACGGCCGTAGTACTTCTTCGTTCAGGAGGGAAGGTTTATGGGGTAGGATCATGGAGGAATGTACAAAGGGTGATTATGTCTTTATCCAATTCGGGCACAACGATGAAGTACCTACAAAGAAATCGGCCACAACTGAAACAGCATTTAAAAGCAACCTGGTGCAGTATGTTAAAGAAACCCGTTTAAAAGGTGGTACTCCGGTTTTGATCACTCCCGTCGCCCGTAGAAAATTCGATAGTACCGGCAAAGTGGTTGGCACGCATGATGTATATGCGCAGATCGTAAGGGACGTGGCATCATTGGAAAAAACACCTTTAATCGATTTAGATATACAGGCACAGCATTTATATCAGCAAATGGGTGTGGAAGCATCTAAGCTTTTATTTGTTCACCTGGAGCCAGGTGAGCACCCTAACTATCCAACAGGTAAGGCAGATGATACGCATTTCAGCGAATTAGGCGCCAGGAAGATCGCGCAAATAGCTTTGAAAGAGATTCGAACGCTCCTGCCCGAACTGGCTGCGAGAATTAGAAATCCTGCGGTTAAATAA
- a CDS encoding alpha/beta hydrolase, with translation MMKRSCFFFFTMMISFGCCFAQITTGLTGIRDTSFNNPAAFLKEKKYHPEIKMPVVDISGIIQKKELTYYQTGRRKLKMDAFYPKQNANRIAVIIIHGGGWRSGNRSQHHDLAKALASKGYACFTPEYRLSTEAYFPAAIFDIKEAIKWIKVHAKDFNVDSARLVVAGFSAGGQMAALVGCTGDMPTFENYDQKSGISTKVKAIIDIDGTTSFVHAESSEQKNPSAAGASAYWLGYTPRENPLLWATASPLSYAAFSPPILFLNSSVERMHAGRDDYIKILKDRKVLSQVHTFDNSPHSFCLFEPWFTPTVSYIDNFLKINFSL, from the coding sequence ATGATGAAACGGAGTTGCTTCTTTTTTTTTACAATGATGATAAGTTTTGGCTGTTGCTTTGCGCAAATAACAACTGGCCTTACGGGTATCAGGGACACTTCTTTTAACAATCCTGCTGCTTTCCTGAAAGAAAAGAAGTATCATCCTGAAATTAAAATGCCGGTAGTGGATATCTCAGGCATTATACAAAAGAAAGAACTGACTTATTATCAAACAGGTCGGCGGAAATTAAAGATGGATGCTTTTTATCCGAAGCAAAACGCAAATAGAATAGCAGTCATTATAATACATGGTGGTGGCTGGCGTTCCGGTAACAGAAGCCAGCATCATGACCTTGCGAAGGCATTAGCGAGTAAGGGTTATGCTTGTTTTACACCCGAGTATCGTTTGTCTACTGAAGCTTATTTTCCCGCTGCCATTTTTGATATTAAGGAAGCTATTAAATGGATCAAGGTACATGCTAAAGATTTTAATGTTGATTCAGCCAGGCTCGTAGTGGCGGGTTTTTCGGCTGGTGGACAAATGGCCGCATTGGTGGGCTGCACAGGCGATATGCCTACTTTCGAAAACTATGATCAGAAGAGCGGAATCAGCACTAAAGTAAAAGCCATCATCGATATAGATGGCACTACCTCATTTGTACATGCCGAAAGCAGTGAGCAAAAAAATCCTTCAGCAGCAGGAGCGTCAGCTTACTGGCTGGGTTATACACCCAGAGAAAATCCGCTGCTATGGGCAACTGCATCGCCGTTAAGCTATGCTGCGTTTAGTCCGCCCATACTGTTTTTAAACAGCTCCGTGGAACGTATGCATGCGGGCCGCGATGATTATATAAAGATACTAAAAGATAGGAAAGTGCTGAGCCAGGTGCATACTTTTGACAATAGCCCTCATTCTTTTTGCCTGTTTGAGCCCTGGTTTACACCAACGGTAAGTTATATCGATAATTTTTTAAAGATAAATTTTTCATTATGA
- a CDS encoding alpha/beta hydrolase: MAVKEIIYPRTVANSHPELAEGPRFVKPTITPLSKCLSGIKRIEASKKVGVRVFAIFCVLFFYIKVTAQEFLPIWEKGKIPNQKFTIPDSVADERAWKVGVPGVYAFPANKAENTGTSILICPGGGYQRASYVYNGFNFARWFNTLGINVFVLVYRLPHQANLKEPAIAPLQDAQRAVKYIRANATAWKIDTGRLGVMGISAGGHLAAMLATQTSDVSKVNDGLDMTDHHPDFSVLLSPVITMGVWSHKGSRGNLLGSDTSATRLEQYSMEKQVTAATPPSFLVHAVNDKTVNVHNSLLYYNALIDHHVNASLHTFPQGGHGIRVTENPGSTELWLPLLQSWLKEMNFLKPIPFK; this comes from the coding sequence ATGGCCGTTAAAGAAATAATATATCCCCGAACCGTAGCGAACTCTCATCCTGAGCTTGCCGAAGGCCCAAGATTCGTTAAGCCCACCATTACGCCGCTATCTAAGTGTTTGAGCGGGATAAAAAGAATAGAGGCTTCTAAAAAAGTAGGTGTTCGGGTGTTTGCAATTTTTTGTGTGCTTTTTTTTTATATTAAGGTTACAGCACAGGAGTTCCTGCCCATCTGGGAAAAAGGAAAGATACCCAACCAGAAATTCACGATACCGGATAGCGTTGCTGATGAACGTGCCTGGAAGGTAGGTGTACCGGGTGTTTATGCATTTCCTGCCAATAAAGCCGAGAATACGGGAACCAGTATACTAATTTGCCCGGGAGGCGGCTATCAGCGTGCATCGTATGTATATAATGGATTTAACTTTGCCCGATGGTTCAATACGCTTGGCATTAATGTGTTTGTATTGGTATATCGTCTGCCTCACCAGGCCAATCTCAAAGAGCCCGCTATTGCGCCTTTGCAGGACGCGCAGCGCGCTGTTAAGTATATAAGAGCGAATGCTACGGCATGGAAGATTGACACCGGCAGGCTGGGCGTTATGGGCATTAGCGCCGGCGGGCATTTGGCCGCAATGTTAGCTACGCAAACCAGCGATGTATCTAAAGTGAATGATGGATTGGATATGACTGATCATCATCCTGATTTTTCAGTATTGCTATCTCCTGTAATTACAATGGGTGTATGGTCGCATAAAGGAAGCAGGGGCAATCTTTTGGGTAGCGATACCAGCGCCACACGATTAGAACAATATTCGATGGAGAAACAGGTTACTGCTGCTACCCCGCCCTCATTCCTGGTTCATGCGGTAAATGATAAAACCGTAAATGTGCACAATAGCCTGTTATACTACAATGCATTAATTGATCATCATGTAAACGCCAGCCTGCACACATTTCCGCAAGGTGGCCATGGCATACGGGTTACCGAAAACCCGGGTTCAACGGAACTGTGGTTACCCTTGTTGCAATCCTGGCTGAAAGAAATGAATTTTTTAAAACCCATACCCTTTAAATAG